Part of the Zea mays cultivar B73 chromosome 4, Zm-B73-REFERENCE-NAM-5.0, whole genome shotgun sequence genome is shown below.
CATTTGCCCCACTAAAAGGAAAGGCCATCTAAAACACAACTGCACATTTAACCTTTGAAACACGATCCAATGATAGGTGCCATCAACACTGATAAGTGATTTTGGAATAAAATAAATTCAGAGCTGTTGATCTATCTGTGTCTATATTCATATAACATTGAGACTGCAAATTTCTTAAGTATGCATCTCAAACTGGGAGTACACAGAAAACAGACAAGTGGGCATTGAGACCTAAAGCAGGAACATATTAGACATAGTATATTAAGGGAACAGAAGAAAATCGTCAACTTACCAATATCAGAGAGGGACCCATATATTGGATCATCCATGACAGCAATGCCCTGAAAGAAGGGGAAATCATATACATGAATATGATATTCAAGAAAGAAACAGTAATTATTTCCTGGAACTTCACTAATTGCCTGCAAGTAGAAAAAAATACATAAAAGCACCAAGCAGCCTCCCGTCCTCACCTCAGAGTCGTTGGCACCTATTCCAGCATGAAGATCTGATTGCATTGATGGGTAGCATGGTATATCAGAACCAAGAAAATCAGAAAATGCAAGGCTGTATCCATCTTGAATACCAGGAAGAATATCCGTATGTATTCCATGGCCGGGGTCCATCATGCTATCCATGCTAGAGCACATCATCTCATTCCTGGTTGAATCAAAAATTTTAACTTTTAGCAGAAATATCATGACACTGAAAACAAACAATATATTGGCGTGCTAACGAAATAAACACTGTCATGAACCATATCTCACTGGTCTCTTGACACACAGGGAAAAGGCCAGAGACGCATACAGGACTATCAGGAATTCCTATATGATGCCAAAAAAAAAATTCACTACAAAAACTTCAGCATAGAGTAGGAAATAATTGGAGTCAAAGAAACTTACTTTGACTTTGACAAATCAAATCCATCAACTTCAACTGGTGTGCCACATTCTATATCAATTACTTGAACATCCTTATTATCTAATGGAATCTGGCATAAATCATATGTATGACTGGCATTGGCGCCTGTAAAAGTTTCAGGACCTTCTTGCTGTTTATTATTTGACTCTGCAGAAGATCCAGCTGCAGATGGCTGGACCAACGCTGGACAATTGTGTACAGCGGCAACCTCTGTACCACGAACTAGGTCAAGATCGGATAGATTTAGTGAGCTAGATTGATCCAGCTTTCCCTTTTCCATTTCTATTACAGTTTCAGCACCAACATCATGACCAATTATTTTCCTTTGATCGGGCAACTCAATCAGGTCCACATCTTGTGGCAGCATATCGATATCACCGATCTTTGTTCCTTCCTTAAATTGTAACTTCAAGTTATTCTCATAAGATATTGTCCGAGTTAAGCCAGTTTCCTCAATCAAGCTGACCTTGTGAAAAGCTGTTGTTGGTAGCAATTTGGTTTCTTCAATCAAGCTATCCCTGTGATTAGCAGTCAACGGAGATAAATCAGCTTCTTGCATGAAGCCATCCTCTTGCGTCAAGCTATCCTTGTGAGAAGCTGCAAATGGAGATAAGGTGGTTTCCTGCATCAAGCTCTTCTTGAGGGCATCTGTTAACGGAGATAAGTTAGTTTCTTCCTTATATTGCTGGACAACCACATGTGGTTGTGCATCAACCTTCTCTTCTACCATGTTTCCAGTCCCAACTGGTattccattttcttgaagaagcaTCGACTCTTTTGGTTCAGCACAGACATCACCAGAGCTAGTGTTTTCATGGCAAATTTTATCTTCTCTGTTTTCTGACGCGACGTTAGTCAAAGATCTCTCAGCAGAATCACCGATTACCATCTGTGAAGCTTGACAAGAAGAAACTAGATCAACTGTTTCAACAACTGCAGTTTCTCCTGGGATACATGCTGCATTTCTGTGTGCACGCACTGACCTGGGCCTTGTTGGGGTTCTTGTGAAGTTACAATAGTCAATCAAACTATCCTTACCAACATGCATCTCAACTTCCATATTTGTCTCACCATCAGAAGTGTTGTGATCCAAAGTAGCCTCATCCATAACTTTTTTTTCATTTCCAGCTTCCTCATCAGGAACCTCATCTTCAATCTTACCATATGGTAACTGTTTGGGATCTGACTCTGTAACAACACGACAAGAAGCATGATTTACATCGGTGTCTATCCCTTGCTTAACCACCTCAGTTTCTGAATTTTGCGTCCCACTGTCATCCTCCACCTCACCTTCCTCAGTCTCCTCCAGCACCTTTGATGCATCATTAGCATCCTTACTAGTATCTTTGACAGAGCTCATAATCTTCGATGTTGTATCCTCCATGCATAACCCTGCTACAGCCTTCGCTGTCAATGGTGTCCCCTCCCTCACTGCCTCTGTAACACTAGTACTCGCCTCATCATTCCCCCGATTGCCGCGGCGCTCTCTCTGAAACCCAGGTGCCCCATCTTCATCCCCATCCTCCTCGTAGTGCCGACCGTTCGGAAATGGCCTTCCTCTCTCCTCCCTGTCTCTCCCTGAGTCCAGATACCCCCTCCTGTACTCCCCATACTTCCTCTTCCCTCTTCCATTGTAGCTGCCACGGCTGCAATCATCTCTGCTACTAGTGCTGCTACTAGTGCCATTGGCTCGCCTAGGCCAGCCGTTAGGGTTACTGTTGTATTCATCTTCGTACCTCCTCCGGCCATAAAACCCGGGGGGTTCCTGCTGCTGTGGTAGCTGCGGGGGCGGAGGAAGAGGATGAGCAAGCCACGTGCCAGAGATGCCGGCGCCACGCTGGAGGGCGGCTGGCGGGAGCACGCCCTGGGCAACCAGATACTCGGCAGCGAGGCGACCGGCCTCCATAAGCACCTCGTACTTGCGCtctagcggcggcggcggcggcgccggcggaaacggcggaggaggaggaggagcgtaGTACGGCTGCTTGTGGCCGCGAGGATACCCACCACGGccgaacggcggcggcggcggcaagcgGCTACGGTGGTTGTACTGCATCGCAAAGGTCACAGCTTTGTCCACGGAAACCACGAGAAATTCGTCAGGAATTCTGAGGCAAAGACCAAAAAGAAAAGGTGTTACGATTTCTGCAACTTATCTCGCGGCGGGGAATCAGAAACCCTAGGGCAAGAACTCACAAGTCACGATTCACCGGACACTCTTGCCATCGTATTGGATAAATCCACCAAATGGAGGCCGGAATTACCACTGGCTAAGTCAGTTCTTGTTTCTTTCTACCTGATTCTACCCTCTGTTCTTGGTCCGATACTCCGATCGATGCAGGGGAAGGGAAAGGATTACTGAAAAAATGGAAGAATTTTACTAGATTAAAAGAACGCGACGATGCACCTATTTCTGCTGGGGAATTCTAATTTCCACGGGCAAGAATTTGCTGATTGGTTTAATCCAAGGAGTTAATAAAAAGGAAGAGGAAATTAATGGTCGCTGCTTTTGGTGGGTCGGAGTATCAGTTTTGGATGGGCGCGTGAATGTGCACGTGGATCCAATTCCTCTATCTGCTGCTTGGGTCGGGACTCGGGAGTATGGAGAAGGACTGGTGGGTCCCGGATGTCATTTGCTAAGGCCGGACGGTTCGGAAGTTGTTGTTTGAAAGCAGCTGTTTGATATAGCGCATCAATATAGATGGTAATAGTAACTCGATATTTGATGGGTAAAAACTCTATTAAAACATATATTTAACAAATTTTATGTCTATAGGTATTTTATTAGATACTTTATTATATACATTAGATATGGTGGCTATGAGTATTTTCTCTCTTCACACGTGAATCCACTAACACATGTCATGTGTGTCTAGATTATTAGAAATATTCCATATAAAATTGGAAGAGCAAGAATGATGCCCTTTTTGTTTCAATAGCTTACACGtcttaaacatttaaatattaagTATTGTATACTGAACAATTAGATAACTATCATAATGTTGTATGTTGTTATTAATAACTCTCTTTTAGGTTATGAGTGCTATATTTTGTATGATCTTATGGCATAATGTTGTCATTTAGTATGGAATTGTTGATCTTGTAATAAAATTATGTTGGGTTCGATGAATTTATCATGCTAGACATAAAGATAATATGCTATTTTAGTATATTTCATTATTGATGAGATATGGATCCGTTGGTACTTGATTTCAATCCCTGAAGGTATCGAaaatcaaggcaacacaagttaaatATTTGGACCTTCGTCCTTTGGTTCGAAGTGTTAGCGCGAAGGACGAAGTTTCTCAAAATGAAGTGGAAATGAAACGATGTGAAAAGACAATGAAAAATATTGTATGGAACTCATCTGTCTTAGCATTCTTATTCCGACTTCTTTTTTTTTATTAAATTAGTTTATAAGTATACCTTCGGCTCCTTAACACAAGGTGGTATGATGgctcttcgaaggccgaagctatGGTCCTCAAAAAGGTATCTTATGCATGACTTTGTTCATCTAATTATAGAAAAAAAATGAAACGCCTTCGtacaaaattacaatcatgcccctcaaggTTTTACACACATTGTTTACAAATGACCTTCCTTTGCTGCGCAGATCTTGGCCTTCATCGCGTGAAAGCTTCTCCGCTGGCTTGTGTTCGAAGCCTTTCTCCTTTTGCCGAAGCTATCAACTTCGGCACACACCTTTATTATCTGCACGCATGGGTGAATCTTCTTTATACGCTGCTTCGGCCGAAGACCAGCTTCGTCCATTGATTGAAGTGTACTTGAAACACACTTGTTCATATCGAAGTGAAGGTTAAATGAAGAACTCTGGCAAAGGtaagcccccaacagtagccctcgcGGGATGAGTTTGTTTCTTCGTAACGAACTTAGATCGTAAAAAATAAAATTGGGAGGCTttgtgccgaaggtccgaaaaacaccttcctgaaTTCCGTTATGAAGAAGATAGATCGATTCAATAAAAACAATTGATCTGAAAGTTAGACGGACAGGGAGATGCTGAGAGTGATGTGCGGGAATGTTTTTCGACGTCTCACGCCGCTTCACACCCATTTCTCAGTATAAAACAGCCGAGCGGGTGGGTGCGGATCACATTTACTGCCCACAACTacctgctgccaaaattttatgtGCCTCCGAAGCTTCCCATCCACCGCTGCTTCGAATGCTGGCTTTGGCTAAGTCATCTCAGACAATTTCCAGTCCACTCAGATGGCTAGGATTCAGACCACCGCAAAAACTGATCACACGTACCTCTTCGGAGGCATGAAAAGATACCCTACCCATCTCATAAGCTATGAGGGCTTTGTCATCGTCGAGGCCTGCTCCGGAGTTACTGAAGGATGGACCTTCGAAGCCAAGCTATATTGTAGGACTGGGCATAAAACCCGAGCCCGAAGCCCGTTACCCAAAATACCCGAACCCGTACCCGTTTAGCCCGATGCCCGTTACCCGAACAATTCCAACGGGTAACAAAACTAAATACCCGAACTAAGTTTGGGCCTAATCGGGTATTCACTCGCGGTACCCGAAGTACCCATTCTACCCGAACTGGTCCTAGTCGTGGGCTGTTGCCTATTGGGCTGCGCTGTTGGCCGTGGGCTCTGGGCTGTGCCGCTGCTTCTGCCTACTCCCTATCCGGAGTCCGGCTGTCCTTGATCCCATCCCAGCCGTCCCAGCAAAGCAAGGCAACAACCCTAGCTCAGTAGCTCCCAGGCGGCCGACAGGCCGACCGCCGACGGCGTCCTCCTCCAGGCTCCATTCCGGCTCCTCCCAAGCTCCCAGGCCCCAGCACCGCAGTGCGCGGCTGCGCGCAGACGCGCAGTCCTCCTCCCAGGCTCCCCGCTCCCAGCGCACTCCTCTCATCCTCTATCCCAGGCTCTGGCTGCAGGCACACGCGCACACGCGCCCGACGCACCGCGCCACCGCGGGTCCGTGGCACCGCGTAGTCGGCCTCGGCCAGTCTTGGGCACCACGTCGTTGCTTTGCTGTTGTTGGCTCCACGTCGTTGCTTTGTTGTTGCTGCCCTGGCGACTGGCGTTGGCGGCATGGCGAGTGGCACTGGCGACTAGCGTTGCTAATGCTTGGCGCGTTGCTTTGTTGTTGCTTTAGTTGAACCAAAACTGTTCAGACCTTTCTATTTGTTTTGCTTGAAAA
Proteins encoded:
- the LOC100279916 gene encoding uncharacterized protein LOC100279916 (The RefSeq protein has 1 substitution compared to this genomic sequence) — translated: MQYNHRSRLPPPPPFGRGGYPRGHKQPYYAPPPPPPFPPAPPPPPLERKYEVLMEAGRLAAEYLVAQGVLPPAALQRGAGISGTWLAHPLPPPPQLPQQQEPPGFYGRRRYEDEYNSNPNGWPRRANGTSSSTSSRDDCSRGSYNGRGKRKYGEYRRGYLDSGRDREERGRPFPNGRHYEEDGDEDGAPGFQRERRGNRGNDEASTSVTEAVREGTPLTAKAVAGLCMEDTTSKIMSSVKDTSKDANDASKVLEETEEGEVEDDSGTQNSETEVVKQGIDTDVNHASCRVVTESDPKQLPYGKIEDEVPDEEAGNEKKVMDEATLDHNTSDGETNMEVEMHVGKDSLIDYCNFTRTPTRPRSVRAHRNAACIPGETAVVETVDLVSSCQASQMVIGDSAERSLTNVASENREDKICHENTSSGDVCAEPKESMLLQENGIPVGTGNMVEEKVDAQPHVVVQQYKEETNLSPLTDALKKSLMQETTLSPFAASHKDSLTQEDGFMQEADLSPLTANHRDSLIEETKLLPTTAFHKVSLIEETGLTRTISYENNLKLQFKEGTKIGDIDMLPQDVDLIEFPDQRKIIGHDVGAETVIEMEKGKLDQSSSLNLSDLDLVRGTEVAAVHNCPALVQPSAAGSSAESNNKQQEGPETFTGANASHTYDLCQIPLDNKDVQVIDIECGTPVEVDGFDLSKSKNEMMCSSMDSMMDPGHGIHTDILPGIQDGYSLAFSDFLGSDIPCYPSMQSDLHAGIGANDSEGIAVMDDPIYGSLSDIGFMDVWGQPTQDYDKFF